In Candidatus Methylopumilus universalis, one DNA window encodes the following:
- the prmB gene encoding 50S ribosomal protein L3 N(5)-glutamine methyltransferase, translating into MSQTQLFKELFSIRDWLRYAVSQFESSDIFFGHGTSNAYDEAVWLIFGFLHLPHDTIENFLDAHITSKEKKDLLFLIEKRINDKMPTAYLLNEAWLRDYKFYVDERVIIPRSLIAESLSENLYPWIDDPETIYSALDLCTGSGCLGIMMAHSFQNATIDLVDLSEKALQVAQINVDQYGLDDRIELIRSDLFDGLKGKKYDLIISNPPYVNQASVNNFPTEFLKEPSMALGSGDEGLDHTIRIIHEAKQYLNDGGMLIVEIGHNKEALLDKFPGLQFQWLDVSLGNDFVFMLQKSQLSN; encoded by the coding sequence TTGAGCCAAACGCAACTATTTAAAGAGCTTTTCTCAATACGCGATTGGTTAAGATACGCGGTAAGTCAATTTGAGAGCTCCGATATATTTTTCGGCCATGGCACCTCAAATGCATATGACGAAGCCGTCTGGCTTATTTTTGGCTTTCTCCATTTACCCCACGACACAATAGAAAATTTTTTAGATGCTCATATAACGAGCAAAGAAAAAAAAGATTTATTATTTTTAATTGAAAAAAGAATTAACGATAAGATGCCAACTGCTTATCTGCTTAATGAAGCATGGTTAAGAGATTATAAATTTTATGTTGATGAGCGCGTCATCATTCCTAGATCTTTAATTGCAGAATCATTAAGCGAAAATCTTTATCCATGGATTGATGATCCCGAAACTATTTATAGTGCACTTGATTTATGTACCGGAAGTGGCTGCTTAGGTATCATGATGGCACACAGCTTCCAAAATGCGACAATTGATCTTGTTGATCTTTCTGAAAAAGCATTGCAAGTCGCCCAAATCAATGTTGATCAGTATGGGTTAGATGATCGCATTGAATTAATTCGATCCGACTTATTTGATGGATTAAAAGGAAAGAAATACGACCTCATTATTTCGAATCCTCCTTACGTCAATCAAGCTTCAGTGAACAATTTTCCCACGGAGTTTTTAAAAGAACCAAGCATGGCTCTTGGAAGTGGAGATGAAGGTTTAGACCATACAATTAGAATTATTCATGAAGCAAAGCAATATCTTAACGACGGCGGCATGCTTATTGTTGAAATTGGTCACAACAAAGAAGCTTTATTAGATAAATTTCCAGGACTTCAATTTCAGTGGCTAGATGTTTCTTTAGGTAATGATTTTGTATTTATGCTGCAAAAATCTCAGCTATCTAATTAG
- a CDS encoding site-2 protease family protein, whose product MELTAIQKVTVYALPIIFAITVHEAAHGYVAKHFGDLTAYKQNRISLNPLRHIDPIGTIVLPALTVLLGGVLFGWAKPVPVNFMNLRHPKKDMLWVAAAGPFSNLIMAIFWAILFGRSAYFPESMSLFVQQMGIAGISINLSLMVLNLIPLPPLDGGRIAVSLLPNHLAYKYAQVERYGFLILIILLMTHMLDLFIFPLIQISQSLILWIFA is encoded by the coding sequence ATGGAATTAACCGCTATACAAAAAGTTACTGTTTACGCACTCCCCATCATCTTTGCAATTACGGTTCATGAGGCAGCGCACGGCTATGTTGCGAAGCATTTTGGTGATTTAACCGCCTACAAGCAAAATAGAATCAGTCTTAATCCATTAAGGCATATTGACCCCATTGGTACCATTGTTCTCCCAGCCTTAACTGTATTGTTAGGGGGCGTTTTATTTGGATGGGCTAAGCCTGTGCCAGTGAATTTTATGAATTTACGCCATCCAAAAAAAGATATGCTTTGGGTAGCGGCTGCAGGCCCTTTTTCAAATTTAATTATGGCGATATTCTGGGCGATTTTATTTGGTCGAAGCGCTTACTTTCCGGAGTCGATGTCTTTGTTTGTTCAGCAGATGGGTATTGCGGGTATTAGTATTAATTTATCCTTGATGGTATTAAATTTAATTCCACTCCCACCTCTTGATGGAGGAAGAATTGCTGTGAGTTTATTGCCTAATCATTTGGCATACAAGTATGCGCAAGTTGAGCGATATGGCTTTTTAATATTAATTATTTTATTAATGACTCATATGCTTGATTTATTTATTTTTCCACTCATCCAAATTAGTCAAAGTCTAATTTTATGGATATTTGCTTAG
- a CDS encoding peptidylprolyl isomerase: protein MFSFIKTFVFVLLIQIGSLAQAADLNITVNGKPIKKNLYDFVVKDLASRGQKMDDNLNNMIVNRMIAMELINQEAERTGLNKDATYLIKEELARKEMLYNTFLQGYVQKNPISESDIKNAYEQYKKDLGTQEFNAKHILLANEQEAKDVIAELNKGGNFSKIAKDKSKDPGSKDKSGDLGWFPANSMVKPFAEALTSLKKGNFTTAPVQTQFGWHVIKLEDTRALQAPEFDKVKEGLAKTLQQKQLDKLVLDLKAKAKIVDNRK, encoded by the coding sequence ATGTTTTCTTTTATCAAAACCTTCGTTTTTGTTTTACTCATCCAAATTGGAAGTTTGGCTCAAGCAGCTGATTTAAATATTACAGTCAATGGAAAACCTATTAAAAAAAATCTATATGATTTTGTAGTAAAAGATCTCGCAAGTCGCGGTCAAAAAATGGATGACAATCTTAACAACATGATTGTGAATCGCATGATTGCAATGGAACTTATTAACCAAGAAGCGGAAAGAACTGGATTAAATAAAGATGCAACTTATCTTATAAAAGAAGAGTTGGCTCGTAAAGAAATGTTATACAACACATTCTTACAAGGTTATGTTCAAAAAAATCCTATTTCAGAATCTGATATTAAAAATGCATATGAGCAATACAAGAAAGATTTAGGCACGCAAGAGTTCAATGCAAAACATATTCTTTTAGCAAATGAACAAGAAGCTAAAGACGTGATTGCTGAACTCAATAAAGGTGGCAACTTTAGTAAGATTGCTAAAGACAAATCAAAAGACCCAGGCTCAAAAGATAAAAGCGGTGACTTAGGTTGGTTCCCAGCTAACTCCATGGTTAAACCATTTGCTGAAGCACTCACTTCTCTTAAAAAAGGTAACTTCACAACAGCGCCTGTACAAACGCAATTTGGTTGGCATGTGATCAAATTGGAAGATACAAGAGCACTTCAAGCGCCTGAATTTGATAAAGTGAAAGAAGGTTTAGCTAAAACGCTCCAACAAAAACAACTTGATAAGCTTGTATTAGATCTCAAAGCAAAAGCCAAGATTGTAGATAATCGCAAATAA
- the scpB gene encoding SMC-Scp complex subunit ScpB, with amino-acid sequence MTDLNNISKIKQILEVALLTSANPLSLDDLQKLFSEKIERSTLRMLLDELKTEWQDRTMELVLVASGYRFKARDEYSSYLMRLSPEKVAKYSRAVMEVLAIVAYRQPVTRGEIEEIRGVALNPNAIRQLQERDWIDVIGQKEVPGRPSLYATTKHFLNDFNLRSLSELPDIESFLQNEIPLNV; translated from the coding sequence ATGACAGACTTAAATAACATATCAAAAATTAAACAAATACTAGAGGTAGCATTGCTAACAAGTGCCAATCCTTTATCTTTAGATGATTTGCAAAAGCTATTTTCAGAAAAAATTGAGCGATCTACATTAAGAATGTTACTTGATGAGCTCAAAACAGAATGGCAAGATCGCACTATGGAATTGGTTCTTGTAGCTTCGGGCTATCGCTTTAAAGCAAGAGATGAATACTCGAGTTACTTAATGAGATTAAGTCCAGAAAAAGTAGCTAAATATAGCCGCGCCGTTATGGAAGTGCTAGCGATTGTAGCTTATAGGCAGCCAGTGACACGAGGCGAGATAGAAGAAATTAGAGGTGTTGCACTTAATCCCAATGCTATTAGACAGCTTCAAGAAAGAGATTGGATTGATGTAATTGGTCAAAAAGAGGTTCCGGGCAGACCTTCGTTATATGCAACAACAAAACATTTTTTAAATGACTTTAATTTAAGATCTTTATCTGAGCTTCCTGATATTGAAAGCTTCCTCCAAAATGAAATTCCTTTGAATGTCTAA
- a CDS encoding segregation and condensation protein A, giving the protein MNQEAQIATIGKIHGENIEVLPQDLYIPPDALEIYLEAFEGPLDLLLYLIRKHNLDILDIPMADLTIQYMDYVEKMKEIKLELAADYLLMSAVLIEIKSRMLLPKKIAEVDAEQDPRAELVRRLMEYELIKIASEKLTQMPQVGVDLYVANAYFEKITEITYPDVSIDEIFSAWKNILNRAKHFEAHKVARNELSVREHMTMILRKLQQEEFVEFSSLFNVAEDRIQKLVVCFLAILELARERLIKITQQESFSPIYIKLQIN; this is encoded by the coding sequence ATGAATCAAGAAGCACAAATAGCCACGATTGGAAAAATTCATGGAGAGAATATTGAGGTCTTACCTCAAGATCTCTATATTCCACCCGACGCACTAGAAATTTATTTGGAAGCATTTGAAGGGCCGCTCGATCTTCTTTTATATCTTATTAGAAAACATAACTTAGATATTCTCGATATACCTATGGCTGATTTGACAATTCAGTACATGGATTATGTAGAGAAAATGAAAGAAATTAAACTTGAGTTAGCTGCAGATTACTTACTTATGTCAGCAGTTTTGATTGAAATTAAATCAAGAATGTTATTACCTAAGAAAATAGCTGAGGTTGATGCAGAACAAGATCCTCGCGCCGAACTTGTTCGAAGGCTTATGGAGTATGAGCTCATTAAAATAGCTTCTGAAAAACTCACTCAAATGCCGCAAGTAGGCGTTGATCTTTATGTAGCTAATGCGTATTTTGAAAAAATTACAGAAATTACCTATCCTGATGTATCAATTGATGAGATATTTTCAGCATGGAAAAATATCTTAAATCGTGCAAAACATTTTGAGGCGCATAAAGTTGCTCGAAATGAACTCTCGGTGAGAGAGCACATGACAATGATTTTAAGAAAACTTCAACAAGAAGAATTTGTAGAGTTTTCGTCATTATTTAATGTGGCTGAAGATAGAATTCAAAAATTAGTAGTATGTTTCTTAGCTATATTAGAATTAGCAAGAGAGCGACTTATAAAAATTACCCAGCAAGAAAGCTTTTCCCCTATTTATATTAAATTACAGATCAACTAA
- a CDS encoding septation protein A codes for MKFLFDLFPVILFFIAYKFSNIYTATLVVIGATIFQVIYSKLVHKRVDKLLIFNAVLISILGGTTLWLHDANFIKWKPSILYWLLSGALLFFQFFKKKNLVKNLMGKQIQLTEKGWDQISITSAVFFGVLGALNLYIAFNFSESTWVNFKLFGITGLIMCYAVLIGILASRANHK; via the coding sequence ATGAAATTTCTATTCGATCTATTTCCCGTCATCCTTTTTTTTATTGCTTATAAATTTTCAAACATTTATACCGCAACATTAGTCGTTATTGGCGCCACGATCTTTCAAGTGATTTATAGCAAGCTCGTTCATAAGAGAGTCGATAAGTTACTTATATTTAATGCAGTATTGATCAGCATTTTAGGTGGCACTACTTTATGGCTCCATGATGCAAATTTCATTAAATGGAAACCTAGTATTTTGTATTGGCTATTATCAGGCGCACTTTTATTTTTTCAATTTTTTAAGAAAAAAAACCTTGTTAAAAATCTTATGGGAAAACAAATTCAATTGACTGAAAAAGGCTGGGACCAAATCAGCATAACTTCAGCTGTATTTTTTGGTGTGTTAGGCGCACTCAATCTTTATATCGCTTTTAATTTTTCAGAAAGTACGTGGGTTAACTTTAAATTATTTGGTATCACAGGATTGATCATGTGCTATGCCGTCTTGATTGGGATCTTAGCATCGAGAGCAAATCATAAATAA
- a CDS encoding BolA family protein produces MIQDIIKQRLAFLEPSHISLKDLSDLHKGHTGNTGGGHFDLEITSSHFLGKSTIMRHRLVYDALKDLIPEKIHALSIKADLP; encoded by the coding sequence ATGATTCAAGACATTATTAAACAAAGGCTAGCATTTTTAGAGCCTTCCCATATAAGCCTTAAAGATTTAAGCGATCTTCATAAAGGTCATACAGGTAATACAGGTGGGGGTCATTTCGATCTGGAAATTACTAGTTCGCATTTTTTAGGAAAATCCACCATAATGAGGCATCGCCTCGTATACGATGCGCTTAAAGATTTAATTCCTGAAAAAATTCATGCATTAAGTATCAAAGCTGATTTGCCTTAA
- a CDS encoding 3',5'-nucleoside bisphosphate phosphatase translates to MIDLHSHSTISDGLLTPSGLVQHAHSKGIKVLALTDHDDVEGLKEAASEANLLGMHLVHGVEISVTWKRNTIHIVGLNVDSQNKILLQGLSSIREGRFERAKKMAHSLDQIGIKGSLEGALKYAKSGILGRTHFARFLVETGHAKDVKTVFKNYLVKGRPGFIEHTWTSLENALSWIHGSGGIAAIAHPARYDLGKNNLLAFLNEFKEMGGQGIEVISGSHTTEDSLKFARIAEEFEFLASTGSDYHGPGISYREMGSLPKIPETCIPIWKSWNEVNALLN, encoded by the coding sequence ATGATTGATCTTCACTCACATTCTACTATATCTGATGGTTTGTTAACTCCAAGCGGACTAGTTCAGCATGCCCACTCTAAAGGTATTAAAGTACTTGCTTTAACGGACCATGACGATGTTGAAGGTTTGAAAGAGGCTGCATCGGAAGCAAATTTATTAGGCATGCATTTAGTGCATGGCGTTGAAATTTCAGTGACTTGGAAAAGAAACACAATTCATATCGTTGGATTAAATGTGGACTCTCAAAATAAAATACTATTACAAGGACTTTCGTCCATTAGAGAAGGGCGTTTTGAGAGAGCCAAAAAAATGGCACATTCACTTGATCAAATAGGAATCAAAGGGAGTTTGGAGGGCGCATTAAAATACGCAAAATCAGGCATTTTAGGCCGTACGCATTTTGCAAGATTTTTAGTAGAAACAGGGCATGCTAAAGATGTCAAAACCGTATTCAAAAATTATCTCGTGAAAGGCAGGCCGGGTTTCATCGAGCACACCTGGACGAGCTTAGAAAATGCACTTTCATGGATTCATGGAAGTGGTGGGATTGCAGCTATTGCACATCCTGCAAGATATGATTTAGGTAAAAATAATCTTTTGGCATTTTTAAATGAATTTAAAGAGATGGGTGGTCAAGGCATTGAGGTCATTTCAGGAAGTCATACAACTGAAGATTCCTTAAAATTTGCAAGAATTGCAGAAGAGTTTGAATTCCTAGCATCTACAGGTTCTGACTATCATGGACCAGGCATTTCTTACAGGGAGATGGGGTCTTTACCAAAGATACCCGAAACATGCATTCCGATATGGAAAAGTTGGAATGAAGTCAATGCCTTACTGAACTAA
- a CDS encoding tryptophan--tRNA ligase: MAIERVISGMRPTGNLHLGHYNGVLKNWINLQHEFECLFFVADWHALTTHYDSPEIIEENVWEMVVDWLAAGVDPATATIFIQSKVPEHAELHTLLSMITPLGWLERVPTYKDQQEKLSSKDLSTYGFLGYPLLQSADILIYKATQVPVGEDQIPHIEFTREIARRFNHLYGKETGFVEKAEEAIKKLGSKKSSLYMEMKTAYQENGDEEALDSAQVLIEEHQGLSLGDKERLLGFLEGGGKMILVEPEYKLAPASKMIGLDGQKMSKSYNNTIALREPPESVEKKIKTMPTDPARIRRNDPGNPNHCPVWQLHQVYSSDEVKAWVETGCKEAKIGCIECKQPVIDAVNKELKPIQERAFHYIEDPDLVKNIVAEGCEKARKLARETMREVREAMGLSY, translated from the coding sequence ATGGCTATTGAACGCGTTATATCTGGCATGCGACCTACAGGCAATCTTCATTTGGGCCACTACAATGGAGTATTGAAAAATTGGATCAATCTGCAACATGAGTTTGAATGCTTATTCTTTGTAGCAGATTGGCATGCACTCACGACACATTATGATTCCCCCGAAATTATTGAAGAGAATGTTTGGGAGATGGTTGTGGATTGGCTCGCAGCAGGCGTAGACCCAGCGACGGCAACTATTTTTATTCAATCTAAAGTGCCTGAGCATGCCGAACTTCATACTTTACTTTCTATGATTACACCCCTAGGTTGGCTGGAGAGGGTGCCAACTTACAAAGATCAGCAGGAAAAATTATCATCTAAAGATTTGTCGACCTATGGATTTTTAGGTTATCCATTACTGCAAAGTGCAGACATTTTAATTTATAAAGCAACGCAAGTACCTGTCGGTGAAGATCAAATTCCTCACATCGAATTTACGCGCGAAATTGCGCGACGCTTTAATCACCTCTATGGCAAAGAAACGGGTTTTGTTGAAAAGGCTGAGGAAGCAATTAAAAAATTAGGCTCTAAAAAAAGTAGTCTCTATATGGAGATGAAAACAGCGTATCAAGAAAATGGTGACGAAGAAGCGCTGGACTCGGCTCAAGTGTTAATTGAAGAGCATCAGGGTTTAAGTTTAGGAGATAAAGAAAGGTTGTTAGGCTTTTTAGAGGGTGGCGGCAAAATGATTTTAGTTGAGCCTGAGTATAAATTAGCGCCTGCATCTAAGATGATTGGTTTAGACGGTCAAAAAATGTCTAAATCATATAACAACACTATTGCCTTAAGAGAGCCCCCCGAATCTGTTGAGAAAAAAATTAAAACGATGCCAACTGATCCTGCTCGTATCAGAAGAAATGATCCGGGGAATCCAAATCACTGTCCTGTATGGCAGTTACATCAAGTGTATTCAAGTGATGAAGTCAAAGCTTGGGTTGAAACAGGATGTAAAGAAGCTAAAATAGGATGTATCGAATGCAAACAGCCTGTGATTGATGCGGTTAATAAAGAACTAAAACCTATCCAAGAAAGAGCATTTCATTACATTGAAGATCCTGATCTTGTGAAAAATATCGTAGCCGAGGGCTGTGAAAAAGCAAGAAAACTAGCGAGAGAAACCATGCGTGAAGTAAGAGAAGCGATGGGATTGAGTTACTAA
- the dapE gene encoding succinyl-diaminopimelate desuccinylase, with protein MTRTLELTKNLIARKSNTPDDAGCQDLLISLLEPLGFKCEKIKSGDVDNLYARKGTEAPFFVFAGHTDVVPSGPVDQWISPPFEPTIKDDKLYGRGAADMKTSIAAFIVSIEEFLKETKGFKGSIGLIITSDEEGVAVDGTVKVVELLKERNERIDFCLVGEPTSHHKFGDMIKNGRRGSLSAKLTVKGIQGHIAYPHLVKNPIHMVAPAITDLVNMSWDEGNEYFPKTSWQISNIKGGTGATNVVPGEVDILFNFRYSTASTAENLKERAHAILDKHKLDYVIDWEYSGNPYLTKKGKLVEILSDAIKETVGITPELSTTGGTSDGRFIANVSDQVVEFGPLNATIHKINECIDMKDIEPLKNIYKLTLHKILT; from the coding sequence ATGACCAGAACCTTAGAACTTACTAAAAATTTAATTGCTAGAAAATCTAATACGCCAGATGATGCTGGCTGCCAAGATTTGCTGATTAGCCTCTTGGAGCCTTTAGGTTTCAAATGCGAGAAAATTAAATCAGGTGATGTAGACAACTTATACGCACGCAAAGGCACTGAAGCACCTTTCTTTGTTTTTGCTGGGCATACAGATGTTGTACCTAGCGGCCCCGTTGACCAATGGATATCACCGCCCTTTGAACCTACAATCAAAGATGACAAGCTTTATGGTCGAGGTGCTGCGGATATGAAAACATCTATTGCAGCTTTTATTGTTTCTATCGAAGAATTTTTAAAAGAAACTAAGGGTTTTAAAGGTTCAATTGGATTAATCATTACTTCTGATGAGGAAGGTGTTGCAGTCGATGGCACAGTTAAAGTGGTTGAACTTCTCAAGGAAAGAAATGAAAGAATTGATTTCTGTTTAGTGGGCGAACCGACTTCACATCATAAATTCGGTGACATGATTAAAAATGGCCGAAGAGGATCGCTTTCAGCAAAACTTACCGTAAAAGGTATACAAGGTCATATTGCCTATCCCCATTTAGTAAAAAATCCTATTCATATGGTTGCACCTGCTATTACAGATTTAGTGAATATGTCTTGGGATGAAGGTAATGAATATTTCCCTAAAACATCATGGCAAATTTCTAATATCAAAGGCGGAACAGGCGCTACAAATGTTGTGCCTGGCGAAGTAGATATTCTTTTTAATTTTAGATACTCAACAGCAAGTACCGCAGAGAATTTAAAAGAAAGAGCGCACGCAATTTTAGATAAGCATAAACTTGATTACGTGATTGATTGGGAGTATTCAGGCAATCCTTATTTAACAAAAAAAGGGAAGCTTGTAGAAATTTTATCGGATGCTATTAAGGAAACTGTTGGTATTACGCCTGAACTATCAACAACAGGTGGCACCTCAGATGGTCGCTTTATCGCGAATGTTAGTGATCAAGTCGTTGAGTTTGGTCCGCTCAATGCTACGATTCATAAAATCAATGAATGTATTGATATGAAAGATATTGAACCACTTAAAAATATTTACAAGCTTACGCTTCACAAGATTCTCACTTGA
- a CDS encoding YciI family protein — protein sequence MFYAIIAKDHQNSLDKRLAHRPAHLARIKVLQDQGKLVLAGPFPAIDSIDPGLDGFTGSLIVAEFSSLYEAILWAHEDPFYTSGVYASVEVKPFRKTLP from the coding sequence ATGTTTTACGCCATCATCGCCAAAGACCATCAAAACAGTCTCGACAAAAGATTGGCTCATCGGCCCGCGCATTTAGCGCGGATTAAAGTATTGCAAGATCAAGGCAAACTGGTTCTCGCAGGACCCTTTCCTGCTATTGACTCCATCGACCCGGGCTTGGATGGTTTTACAGGCAGTCTGATTGTCGCTGAATTTTCTTCGCTCTATGAAGCTATCCTCTGGGCGCATGAAGATCCTTTTTACACTTCAGGTGTATATGCTTCTGTTGAAGTAAAACCTTTTAGAAAAACACTTCCTTAA
- a CDS encoding Spx/MgsR family RNA polymerase-binding regulatory protein, with translation MMVYGIKNCSTVKKALTWFDSHQIKYEFYDLKKDALNEATLTSWFKKLPSHLTWDMLINKSGMTWRNLTDREKKLADKQETAVQLIIEKPTVMKRPLVAIDKKVVSLGFDEAVFKQLFKK, from the coding sequence ATGATGGTGTATGGCATTAAAAATTGCAGCACCGTCAAAAAAGCATTAACTTGGTTTGATAGTCATCAAATTAAATATGAATTTTACGATCTCAAAAAAGATGCGTTAAATGAGGCCACTTTGACTTCATGGTTTAAAAAGTTACCAAGTCATTTAACTTGGGATATGCTTATTAATAAATCTGGCATGACTTGGAGAAATCTTACAGACCGAGAGAAAAAACTCGCTGACAAACAAGAAACTGCCGTTCAATTAATTATAGAAAAACCAACGGTAATGAAAAGACCTTTGGTAGCCATCGATAAGAAAGTAGTATCGCTTGGATTTGATGAAGCGGTATTTAAACAATTATTTAAAAAATAA
- a CDS encoding pseudouridine synthase — MRSQDQDTAKERKTTSPSKTQRLHKLLAQSGIGSRREMEKYIEAGRVHVNDSPATLGQLIHEHDVIKIDGKTIHLFFDLKFPKILIYHKPEGEIVSVSDPQKRTTVFSKLPRIKNEKWISIGRLDINTSGLLMFTTSGDLANRLMHPKFEIEREYAVRIFGELTEEQMSKLKSGVKLEDGLAKFDEIRYQGGEGANRWYQVILMEGRNREVRRLFEHFNLPVSRLIRTRFGSVSLPSRVKRGMMLELEVKEVENILKWLDMPFSVVSRNESLIKVKARKKHAHPSPYAPKVKLDRKAILDKKIKKIGKKPIKRRIRSDSDIKKI; from the coding sequence ATGCGTTCACAAGATCAAGACACAGCTAAAGAAAGAAAGACCACTAGCCCATCTAAAACACAGCGCTTACATAAACTCCTTGCTCAATCTGGGATTGGCTCCAGGCGAGAAATGGAAAAATATATTGAAGCGGGTCGTGTACATGTGAATGATAGCCCAGCAACATTAGGTCAATTAATTCATGAGCACGATGTGATCAAGATTGATGGAAAAACAATTCATCTTTTCTTTGATTTAAAATTTCCTAAAATTCTTATTTATCACAAACCTGAAGGTGAAATTGTTTCTGTCAGTGATCCGCAAAAAAGAACTACAGTATTTTCAAAGTTACCTAGAATTAAAAACGAAAAATGGATTTCCATAGGGCGTCTTGATATCAATACTTCGGGACTGCTTATGTTTACAACCTCAGGCGATCTTGCTAATCGACTTATGCACCCTAAATTTGAAATTGAACGCGAATATGCCGTTCGTATCTTCGGTGAATTAACTGAAGAGCAAATGTCAAAATTAAAATCCGGAGTTAAGTTAGAAGACGGCCTAGCAAAGTTCGATGAAATTCGTTATCAAGGTGGGGAGGGGGCTAATCGATGGTACCAAGTCATCCTTATGGAAGGTAGAAATCGAGAAGTTAGACGTTTATTCGAACATTTCAATCTACCAGTAAGTCGTCTTATTCGAACCAGGTTTGGCTCTGTGTCACTTCCCTCGCGCGTTAAACGAGGCATGATGTTGGAGCTTGAAGTAAAGGAAGTTGAGAATATTTTAAAATGGCTCGACATGCCTTTTTCTGTGGTGAGCCGCAATGAAAGCCTCATTAAAGTTAAGGCGCGTAAGAAGCATGCACACCCATCACCTTATGCACCTAAAGTGAAGCTTGACCGAAAAGCAATACTAGACAAAAAAATTAAAAAAATTGGAAAAAAACCAATTAAGAGAAGAATCAGAAGTGATTCGGATATTAAAAAAATCTAA
- the dapD gene encoding 2,3,4,5-tetrahydropyridine-2,6-dicarboxylate N-succinyltransferase — MDQLKSIIENAFEIRAEINPKNAPKEIKDAVDEVLNNLNNGSLRVATRIKDSQEWETHQWIKKAVLLSFRLYDNEVMKSGYTNYFDKVHSKFANFTEEDFKAGGYRVVPNAIARRGSFIGKNVVLMPSYVNIGAYVDEGTMVDTWATVGSCAQIGKNVHLSGGVGIGGVLEPIQAGPTIIGDNCFIGARSEVVEGVVVEDNAVISMGVYIGQSTKIYDRETGEVTYGRIPKGSVVVSGNLPSKDGSYSLYCAVIVKKVDEKTLGKVGINELLRGI; from the coding sequence ATGGACCAATTAAAATCAATTATCGAAAATGCTTTTGAAATAAGAGCTGAAATCAATCCAAAAAATGCGCCAAAAGAAATTAAAGATGCTGTGGATGAAGTCCTCAACAACTTAAATAATGGATCGCTTCGAGTTGCAACACGCATTAAAGACTCCCAAGAATGGGAAACGCATCAATGGATTAAAAAAGCAGTGCTTCTCTCTTTTAGACTCTACGATAACGAAGTTATGAAAAGTGGTTATACAAATTACTTTGATAAAGTACATTCAAAATTTGCGAACTTCACAGAGGAAGATTTTAAAGCAGGTGGCTATCGAGTTGTGCCTAACGCAATTGCAAGACGCGGTTCGTTTATTGGTAAAAATGTTGTGCTTATGCCTTCTTATGTCAATATCGGTGCTTATGTAGATGAAGGTACGATGGTTGATACATGGGCCACCGTTGGATCATGCGCACAAATTGGGAAAAACGTTCACCTCTCAGGCGGAGTTGGTATTGGTGGAGTATTAGAGCCCATTCAAGCAGGTCCTACTATAATTGGCGATAATTGTTTTATTGGCGCCCGATCAGAAGTGGTCGAAGGTGTTGTGGTTGAAGATAATGCGGTTATTTCTATGGGTGTTTATATTGGCCAGTCAACTAAGATCTATGATCGCGAAACAGGCGAAGTGACATACGGTCGCATTCCTAAAGGCTCTGTTGTAGTCTCAGGAAACCTCCCTTCAAAAGATGGCTCTTATAGTCTTTATTGTGCAGTGATTGTAAAAAAGGTAGATGAAAAAACGCTTGGCAAGGTAGGTATTAACGAGTTACTTAGAGGTATTTAA